A genomic segment from Chanos chanos chromosome 2, fChaCha1.1, whole genome shotgun sequence encodes:
- the serf2a gene encoding small EDRK-rich factor 2, which produces MTRGNQRELARQRNAKKQNDQSKGKRNDDGLSAAARKQRDAEIMQQKQKKANEKLDTKPK; this is translated from the exons ATGACGA GGGGAAATCAGCGTGAGCTCGCTCGCCAGAGGAATGCTAAGAAGCAGAACGACCAGAGCAAGGGCAAGCGAAATGATGATGGTCTGTCAGCAGCTGCCAGGAAGCAAAG gGATGCAGAGATcatgcaacaaaaacaaaagaaggcCAATGAAAAATTagacacaaaaccaaaatag
- the rasef2 gene encoding ras and EF-hand domain-containing protein: protein MNESDLRKLFSACDVNKSGRIEYEDFSTVCQELSVPEDQIRTLFSKCDVDADGCIDYSDFSSSFDEVSEALNLSLLGGAFQRLNSPWDEFENSMDGDVGFYLGRLRDQLSDVYQQIHSSADTLLLQQYESLVQSFVNEIREQRMESEQLETSLRRIEEVTTSQLTELEEDLQQQLASAEIKIKEEEQKKMEGTIAVLQRKHEDEVSDLQAAVERLTKSQDDLELNNAREDINKLHKQIREVTQENEQLRTSLLKAQTNISVLQVELDKLKNAYADQKLQHERENNDLKRMVIEYQSYASQIEILQEMNKKLYDSNDGLRSALVKDKASNRKRLSPRNEISNKKMTPLRQSSFASEEDVVAVHSPREKYSHVASWANKYLDSGVVTSMDTEENSGSDYDSEDSGESMETVHYSYSYAPSEVEMSDQKSEAAVSVAPSGVSSIASSLRRRLSAFPIKQTEVDVIDSDGSLPMYRLVLAGDAGSGKSSFLLRLSLNEFRGDIQTTLGVDFQVKRMLVDGEKTNLQIWDTAGQERFRSIAKSYFRKAHGVLLLYDVTSQSSFLNVREWMDQIRESTDDSIPMCLVGNKVDLRAERPVDTCVSSAHGEKLAMAYNALFCETSAKEGTNVVEAVLHLAREVKKHAKTRRQSDSRVKLSLNNRKKAFTNCCGM, encoded by the exons ATGAACGAGTCTGATCTTCGAAAACTTTTTTCAGCGTGTGATGTCAATAAATCAGGAAGAATCGAATATGAGGACTTCTCCACCGTTTGCCAAGAGCTCAGTGTTCCCGAGGACCAGATCAGAACGCTGTTCAGTAAATGCGATGTGGATGCTGACGGATGTATCGATTATAGCGACTTTTCCTCGAGCTTCGATGAAGTATCAGAGGCTCTCAATTTGTCCTTGCTTGGAGGGGCTTTTCAAAGGCTTAACAGTCCTTGGGACGAATTTGAGAACTCTATGGATGGTGACGTGGGTTTTTATTTGGGAAG GTTACGGGATCAGCTGAGCGATGTGTACCAGCAGATCCATTCCTCAGCAGATACACTGTTACTACAACAATATGAATCTCTTGTCCAGTCTTTTGTAAATGAGATCAGGGAGCAAAGAATGGAGAGTGAGCAACTGGAGACCAGTCTGAGAAG GATTGAAGAGGTGACCACCAGTCAACTCACTGAACTGGAGGAAGATTTACAACAGCAGCTTGCTAGTGCAGAGATTAAAATCAAAGAGGAG GAGCAAAAGAAAATGGAAGGAACCATTGCTGTGCTTCAGAGGAAGCATGAAGATGAGGTGTCGGATTTGCAGGCAGCTGTGGAGAGACTTACAAAG AGTCAAGACGACTTGGAACTGAACAATGCCAGAGAAGACATCAACAAATTGCACAAACAAATACGAGAAGTGACTCAG GAGAATGAACAGCTGAGAACTTCTCTTTTGAAAGCCCAGACAAACATCTCTGTGCTTCAGGTAGAGCTGGACAAGCTAAAGAACGCATATGCAGACCAGAAACTTCAACATGAGAG GGAGAACAATGATCTCAAAAGGATGGTGATTGAATATCAATCGTATGCTAGTCAAATTGAAATTCTTCA ggaaatgaacaaaaagtTGTATGACAGCAATGACGGATTGCGCTCTGCCTTAGTGAAGGATAAGGCCTCCAATAGGAAAAGA CTCTCTCCCAGAAATGAAATTTCCAACAAGAAAATGACACCTCTTCGACAGAGCAG TTTTGCCAGTGAAGAGGATGTTGTGGCTGTTCACTCCCCCAGAGAGAAGTACTCTCACGTGGCCAGCTGGGCTAATAAGTATCTGGATAGTGGAGTGGTTACATCTATGGATACAGAGGAAAATTCAGGCAGTGACTATGACAGTGAGGACAGCGGAGAATCCATGGAAACTGTGCATTACAGTTACTCCTATGCACCGTCAGAGGTGGAG ATGTCAGACCAGAAGTCTGAGGCTGCAGTCTCCGTGGCTCCTAGCGGAGTGAGTTCTATCGCCTCTTCCCTGCGAAGACGTCTATCAGCCTTTCCCATCAAG CAAACTGAGGTAGATGTGATTGATTCTGATGGGTCACTGCCGATGTACCGTCTGGTGCTGGCTGGAGATGCTGGTTCTGGAAAGTCCAGTTTCTTATTGCGTCTGAGTCTCAATGAGTTTAGAGGAGATATTCAGACCACTCTTG GAGTTGATTTTCAAGTGAAAAGAATGCTTGTAGATGGAGAAAAGACAAATCTCCAAATTTGGGACACAGCTGGACAGGAAAG GTTCCGAAGCATTGCTAAGTCATACTTCCGTAAGGCCCATGGAGTGCTCCTACTGTATGATGTCACCTCTCAGAGCAGTTTCCTGAATGTCAGGGAGTGGATGGATCAGATTCGG GAGTCTACAGATGACAGTATTCCGATGTGCTTGGTAGGAAACAAAGTGGACCTACGGGCTGAACGACCAGTGGACACCTGTGTAAGCTCTGCCCATGGGGAGAAGTTGGCAATG GCTTACAATGCCCTGTTCTGTGAGACTAGTGCTAAAGAGGGAACCAATGTAGTGGAGGCTGTCCTACATTTGGCAAG agaggttaagAAACACGCCAAAACGAGACGGCAGTCGGATTCACGGGTTAAGCTGAGTTTGAACAATAGGAAGAAGGCATTCACTAATTGTTGTGGAATGTAA